The genomic region AACTTATCCTCTTTTGGGGCATTCTCTGTTTAGCGACGGTCTTTTATCTTACCCCCAGCAAATTGACGGGAGGACTCGAAAACTGGGACTCTTCTCGGAGAGCCTATAATATTGACCAGGCCAAAGACACATTTCATTACCGGATCAATGGTGTCCTCGTATCTTTTTTTCAATGGAAAGATAATTGGCTCTTCGGCACAGGCCAAGGAACATATCCCTTGGTTTTTCCTGAATATTCAAAGGCGATTGTTGATGCAGGATTCCAGAAATATGCAAAAAAAACCGAAGATAAACAAATCTCACGCGCCCATTGTGAACCCGCACAAGTTGCGGGCGAATTAGGCATCATTGGCCTCACCCTCTGGGCCGTATTTTTTGTTTTTTTCCCCCTTCGCTTATCATACGCAGGATGGAAACAAAATAACATTGTGCTTTTGGTGGGGAGCTGGGGCTTACTTGCGATCACAATCAGCGGACTGGCCAGTTCTTTCAGTCCCCGGCTTGTGACGACCGGAATGTGGTATGTCATTGCGGGCGTATTAATATCGGCAGAATGGAAACTCCCCGCTTCACTCCTAAAAAACAGCCACTTAAAACTTTTATCGGTTCTGGCTGTAGGCGTGTCATGCCTCGTTCTGTTCTCTACCATGAAAACCCAGCGTCTTTTGAATTATTTCTATCTCATTCAAATCAGCAAAAAGCTGCCACAAGCCACTTATTCTAAAGAACTTAATAAGTATAAACAACTCGTCACGGCAGACCCTTATTATCATTATTTTTATTTTGCAATCGCCAATGCCATGGCCGAGCACGGTAATCTTAAACAGCCTGAATCTTCCCATTTCTGGCGTGAAGCCCAAGATTTAGGACTTTTCTCATCAAATCTCCTGGCGAGTGAAGCTTTCTCCCTTTATCTACAAGGCAAAAGGGATGATGCGCTGTCCCGCATCGATGAGGGACTCCATATTTTCCCAGACTCATGGTTTTTATTCACAATAAAAGCTGCCATTCAGGAAAACGAGTCATTACCGGCTAATTCCCAGACTTGGCAACAAGCTTTAAATCTTCATCCTGAAGCTACCCGTGTTACCCAAAAAGTATTTAAAGAAATGTTTACCGGAAAAAAACAAGGGATCACGTATCAGGAACTTTATGAAATCCCTACGGGATATTACGGGCCCCTCTCAGTATATTATTTTAATACCCATCCCAAAAACAAAAAACTCCCCAGTTTATTTAATGACGGAACAAGCAATCCTTGGGAAAGTCCATGAAT from Verrucomicrobiota bacterium harbors:
- a CDS encoding O-antigen ligase family protein, whose translation is MKINGDFKTLRLPDLLFIVLTSILFLGYWLSYLFADYSDLYGTNYYPGLLNYEFFAQLFTVLLSLLVLFRILLSKEPRQLPSGTKFFLLFLSLYIGWTLLSTVWSIKAGFGWKEIRVWLGYLPLAFALTICLGEFQQIKRAVITLIAAQVACISMVVIYAYYANGCYVPYITFYLNRSLLGEMIIVAIPLLAAYGLLQNNGYHVFLRVCAILGYISVLIMAQRAPLYALWITLIVSVILGYIKYPNYRKKLILFWGILCLATVFYLTPSKLTGGLENWDSSRRAYNIDQAKDTFHYRINGVLVSFFQWKDNWLFGTGQGTYPLVFPEYSKAIVDAGFQKYAKKTEDKQISRAHCEPAQVAGELGIIGLTLWAVFFVFFPLRLSYAGWKQNNIVLLVGSWGLLAITISGLASSFSPRLVTTGMWYVIAGVLISAEWKLPASLLKNSHLKLLSVLAVGVSCLVLFSTMKTQRLLNYFYLIQISKKLPQATYSKELNKYKQLVTADPYYHYFYFAIANAMAEHGNLKQPESSHFWREAQDLGLFSSNLLASEAFSLYLQGKRDDALSRIDEGLHIFPDSWFLFTIKAAIQENESLPANSQTWQQALNLHPEATRVTQKVFKEMFTGKKQGITYQELYEIPTGYYGPLSVYYFNTHPKNKKLPSLFNDGTSNPWESP